A genomic window from Peromyscus maniculatus bairdii isolate BWxNUB_F1_BW_parent chromosome 1, HU_Pman_BW_mat_3.1, whole genome shotgun sequence includes:
- the Foxi2 gene encoding forkhead box protein I2 produces the protein MNGAPMSFGAEPPAPAQAGELDMAGFCDGLGSCSVPHGLTRAVAHPPGYGRADLGSGRRLWVNSASLSPASYAAGPGPAPSYSAAALTAPGSLLGAAGGLAGADLAWLSLSGQQELLRLVRPPYSYSALIAMAIQSAPLRKLTLSQIYQYVASNFPFYKRSKAGWQNSIRHNLSLNDCFKKVPRDENDPGKGNYWTLDPNCEKMFDNGNFRRKRRRRGETSVATVPGASSSEGATLDPRGAASQDTQTSRSPPTPEAAPCLSSFSTAVGALAGGLGTLPEGLVSDFSSRRPPTTAAHSSQIPNTAPGFAAGYQTMATRVRVGHLVYSPEGTEV, from the exons ATGAATGGAGCGCCCATGAGCTTCGGTGCGGAGCCACCTGCACCGGCCCAGGCCGGAGAACTGGACATGGCTGGGTTCTGCGATGGTCTGGGTTCCTGCTCGGTCCCGCACGGCCTGACTCGGGCAGTCGCTCATCCCCCGGGCTACGGTCGAGCGGATCTGGGCTCTGGCCGGCGCCTGTGGGTGAACTCTGCTTCGCTCAGCCCCGCGTCCTATGCGGCGGGACCAGGACCGGCTCCATCCTACTCTGCAGCAGCTCTCACTGCCCCGGGCTCGCTCCTCGGCGCTGCAGGCGGCCTGGCGGGCGCCGATCTCGCGTGGCTGAGCCTGTCGGGTCAGCAGgagctgctgaggctggtccgGCCACCCTATTCCTACTCTGCGCTCATCGCCATGGCCATCCAGAGCGCGCCGCTGCGCAAGCTGACGCTCAGCCAGATCTACCAGTACGTGGCCAGCAACTTCCCCTTCTACAAGCGCAGCAAGGCGGGCTGGCAGAACTCCATCCGCCACAACCTGTCGCTCAATGACTGCTTCAAGAAGGTGCCCCGAGATGAGAACGACCCAG GTAAAGGCAATTACTGGACGCTGGACCCAAACTGTGAGAAGATGTTCGACAATGGGAACTTCCGAAGGAAGAGGAGGCGGAGAGGAGAGACCAGTGTGGCCACTGTGCCTGGAGCCAGCAGCTCAGAGGGAGCCACCCTGGATCCCCGAGGCGCAGCTTCCCAAGACACGCAGACCTCGCGATCCCCGCCTACGCCCGAGGCTGCCCCCTGCCTCTCCAGCTTTTCCACCGCTGTGGGTGCCCTGGCTGGCGGCTTAGGTACCCTCCCTGAGGGCCTGGTCAGTGACTTTTCTTCCCGAAGGCCACCAACCACAGCTGCCCACAGTTCTCAGATCCCTAACACCGCCCCGGGCTTTGCCGCTGGCTATCAGACGATGGCTACCCGCGTTAGGGTGGGTCATCTTGTCTACAGTCCGGAAGGGACTGAAGTTTAA